cacctccagccccaaGCCATGTCCTGCTACAGCCCGTGCATGCCCTGCCGGCCCTGCGGCCCGACCCCGCTGGCCaacagctgcaacgagccctgtGTCAGGCAGTGCCAGGACTCCAATGTCGTCATCCAGCCCTCCGCCGTGGTGGTGAccctgcccggccccatcctcagctccttcccgcaGAACACCGCCGTGGGCTCCTCCACCTCCGCTGCCGttggcagcatcctcagctctGAGGGAGTGCCCATCAACTCCGGGGGCTTCAGCCTCTCTGGCTTGGGCAGCGGCATTTGCGGCAGGAGGTGCTTCCCCTGCTAAAGCTGCTCCTGGCACTGAGGCCTCCGCTCACATCaccctcctttccctctttcgACTCATTAAAGTTCTGGTGCATCCCAGCCTACGCCTTCGTGTCATCCTTTGCCCTGCAGATGCTCTCCCAAGATGCCCAGTGAAAGAGACGCAtgttgctcagggctggggctgggagggggttACGGGGGATGCTTTTGCAGTGCTTGTCAACGCAGGCTGGCATTGAGTATGCTTAGTCATGCCTTGGCTGACCTGCTGGTCTCTAAATTTATCTGCCTGTTTGCGTTGGGATAGGATTAGCCAATGTAGTTCAGTGACTGCTATCCACTTTGTTGTGCacacctttttgttttccttgctagGCTCAAGTCCATGATGCAAGTAGTCAGGAAGGAACATGTTATTGAGAAGACATGGGTTCAGGCTTCCCAGGGCACACCAGGAGAAGCCATCCTATCCACAGTGTTCTCAAAATGAGCGACGCAGTGCAGTGGTTTGCCTTATCATAGAACCATATTATCatggggtggtttggggttggaagagacctttaaagatcacctagaCCAACGCTCCTGCCATGGCCAGGGATATCTGTCACTACGTCACGTCACGCAAAGCTCCGTTGAACCAGACCTTGAACGCTTCCAGCAATGGGTCATGCCGTCATTCTCCGGGCAGCcttttccagtgtctcaccactctcatcGTAACATATTTCTGCCTTATGTCCAACTTAAGTCTACCCTGTTCCAGTTTGAAACTGTTGCGTCTTGTCCTATCACCCCAGGCCTTGATTAAATGTCCTCTCCGGCTTTCTTCTAAGTCCCCTTTATATATCGAAAGGCTGCAACAAGggctccccagagccttctctcctccaggctgaaaacCACAAACTCCCTCAGCCCTTCATCCCAGGAGACCTATTGCAGGCCTCTGATGCCTTTTGTAGCCCTTCTCTGGGGCTGCGCTAACAGGTCCATGGCTTTTTTTATACTGGGAACGCCAGGCTGGACGCACTACTCACATTGCTGGCTCGTCTCCAGTTTTTTCAGCCACCATTGTCCATAAgcccttctccacagggctgctctcaaccaTTTCTCCTCCAGTCTGTATCGACGTTGAGGACTGCCCCAACGCAGGTGCAGcgccttgcacttggccttgtggAAGCTGCTTTTGAGGTAACACCATCAAAGCAGGTGCAACTCCCAGCACTCTTCCCAGACACCGAGGACTGCCATCAACAGCCTGGGCTATAtgagcaggagcacagccaggggaTCGATGGGAGCGACGGTCCTGCTCTGCTCGGCACTCATCTGACAGCATGTAGAACACTGCGTCCCATTTTGGGCTCTAACGCAAGAAAGGTTTTGACCAAGTGGTGTGAGTTCAGCGGAGGGTGGCCAGGAtggtgagagggctggagcacttggtAAGGGAGCAAAGGCTGGCGGCATGGGGCTCGCTGAGCGTGGAGAAGAGAATGCTTTGGTGGGAGACCTACAACCACGCCTGGAGTAGCTGTGGTCACTGAAGAGCATTGAGTCATCCTCTCCAGCCCCAGATAGGAAGAGAAATATAGGAAGAAAAGGGTCAGCCACCCGAGGCGTGACTAAGTATACTCAAAGCAAGCCTGTGTCACTGCACAGCCACCCCCAACaaccccctcccagccccagccctgcgtCTCTTTCACTGGGCATGTTGGGAGAGCATCTGCAGGGCAAAGGATGACACGAAGGCAtgggctgggatgcagcagaACTTTAAAAGAGTTGAAAGGACCAGTAATGGGGAAAAGCGACTCAGCTAGGTCGCCGAGGAGACAGGCAGTGTGAAGGAGCTCTCCTGAATgctttttggaaggaaaaaaagattgcaaaAAGCATCACTGAAGCATCTGCAAGACCACAAGGCCTGTGGACCACAGCTGATGTATTCCCAAATCTATTGACAATGTATTCCCAAAGATGCCGTGGCAGTATATTCTCTACTGTTCTCgtgcttttgttttccacctGCACTTCTCATCACGCCGCAACTCTGAATCTCAATGCTGTGGGTAGCACAGGTTCTCCTAGGCTCTCCTGGGAAGGTCTTGCCACTGCCATGTCAATGACATATTGATCTCTCGTCCTCCTGACTACTTGCTTCACAACGTTGAGATgaccaaggaaaaagaaaagtagacAGCAATGCGCAAGTAATACATGAACTACCTTGGGTCATTCTATCCCAGTAGAGTCCATGTAGGCAGAGAAGTTTAGAAACCAGAGGGTACACCCAACTCACCACTAAGCACACTCAAGGCAAACCTGTGCTGACAACGGCTGCACAGCCATCCCCAACAACTCCTTCCCAGAACCAGCCCTGAGCAACAGCTGTCTCACTGGGCATGTTGGGAGAGTGTGTGCTGAAAAAAGGATGACACGAAGGCGTGGGCTGGGATGCACCAGAACTTTAATGAGtcaaaagagggaaaggagggtGATGTGAGCGGAGGCCTCAGTGCCAGGAGCAGCTTTAGCAGGGGAAGCACCTCCTGCCGCAAATGCCGCTGCCCAAGCCAGAGAGGCTGAAGCCCCCGGAGTTGATGGGCACTCCCTCagagctgaggatgctgccaaCGGCAGCGGAGGTGGAGGAGCCCACGGCGGTGTTCtgcgggaaggagctgaggatggggccgggcagggTCACCACCACGGCGGAGGGCTGGATGAAGACATTGGAGTCCTGGCACTGCCTGACacagggctcgttgcagctgttGGCCAGCGGGGTCGGGCCGCAGGGCCGGCAGGGCATGCACGGGCTGTAGCAGGACATGGCttggggctggaggtgcacctgggagagagaagcaggGCATGGGGGCTGGGTGAGGAGCAGCCTGTCATGCCACAACGAGGGAGCCAAGGCACGAGCTGGAGACGAGAGCTGGAGGCTGTGTAGGGAGGCACAGGGGCTGCTTCTTCCCTATGGCCCAAAAGTGCCCTGCCGTGAGGGACCAAGCCCAGGCACCTTCCCACCTAGCCCATAGCTCAGGAGACACCTCAACCGAgacccagccgctccccacgCCACAACTTCAGCCCCATTCCCTGTGCCATGAAAGCTGCTCCAGGACCCACGGTAGGAGaaaccagcagctctgtgccgAGAAAtcccagaggaggaggaggcggagaAAGGTCTTCAGACTCACCTTGTTCACAAGGGGACGGAGGCGAGAGAAGTGGATGAGAGAGTGAGGAGAAGGGCCTGCTTTTATACTGCTTCTGCACCGCCCCAGGCGCACAGTCACTGCACGCGGGCAGTAATTTTCCAGCAGGCTCACCTCCAAAGCAAAATGTCCTACCTAATGGCacatgttgtgttttggtttccGTCAGTGCTGCCATTTCATTTCCTCATTTCTGACATGACCACTAGGGCACGGAGGCTCTTTTGAAGATTGGGATGAGGAGCCCAAGGATTTCCTGAGCAGGACCATGTCAACATGGCCAGAAGACATGCCCCTGAGCACTGGAGGGCTCTGTGCAGATGGAGGACATCATTCTCAGGCGATACAGTGAGGTTGTTCTCAAAACCCTGTGCAGGAGGGTGCACATGTCTTCCCACCAATGCCGTCCTCCCCTGAGTGCCCAAAGCTTCTCCAAATGAGGACAGGCCGCGTCCTTCTCCCTGGGCAGGactgtccctccctgcccctctgctcgcGCCAGCAGTCGCTGATCATTGCCTCTATGGGCAGGTGGGCTGCGCGGCCGGTTTCAAATGGCTCCGCCCAAGGAAAACTTCCCTTTCTGGAAGacatttgctgctttccttggcAAAGACAACCCCTGTCGTGGCAGCCTCTGGGGGTGCGCAAGCAGTGCCCTCAGCCCTGATGGGACACGGGCCTGCAGGCAGCCCGCGCTCCTGGCTTGGCCTCGTGCCAAAGGGCTGACACACGCCAACCCAAAATTAGAGTGTGACTGGCCGTGGGTAGGGAGAGTCTATCCCAGGAAGCCTGCCTACTGCAGGCATCGCCTTGCCCTCCTGGGACGCGTCCCAGCTGCCTCCATgtctgcagggcagggaagagcaTCACCTCCTCGATGTAGTCTGAGAGCTGGTTTCGTGCCTTCCGAGCCCACCCCCACCTTGAGCATCCCCACGCACGTGGCACGGCAGGGTCCTGCCAGCCGTCAcccctgggagagctgggggaagtTCACTTGCCTCTCCAGTGGTGCCGGGTTGTGCTCCAAGGTGAGGAGGCCTTTGGGGCCTGGGAAAGGCGACATGATGAAGCACTAATGCCAAGAGAAGGTGTATCGCCTGACGGCCAGGGAGGAGCCCCAGCCGGTGGGGACACGTTTTCTGCaacccctcctctccctccacgGGGTATGCAGGCATCTGGTGGCATGCACTCGTGTCTCTCCAATCGGTTTAAATGTCCCCACACCGGATCCTCCTCGACTGTGGGTAAGACTCTCCCTGCCCCAGACTTGCCAAGGAATGGCAGAGGCCCGGTCCCTCGACAGCAGCTCTTGCCAGGAGCTCAGATGGCTTTCCAGATGACTTGGTCtgc
This DNA window, taken from Falco peregrinus isolate bFalPer1 chromosome 18, bFalPer1.pri, whole genome shotgun sequence, encodes the following:
- the LOC129782657 gene encoding feather beta keratin-like; the protein is MSPFPGPKGLLTLEHNPAPLERQVGHFALEVSLLENYCPRAVTVRLGRCRSSIKAGPSPHSLIHFSRLRPLVNKVHLQPQAMSCYSPCMPCRPCGPTPLANSCNEPCVRQCQDSNVFIQPSAVVVTLPGPILSSFPQNTAVGSSTSAAVGSILSSEGVPINSGGFSLSGLGSGICGRRCFPC